DNA sequence from the Methanolobus psychrophilus R15 genome:
AATTTATTCTTTCCTCGTTATCTTATAGAGAGCACCAAGAATACCTGCAAGGGCAATTGTTGCTGCAAATCCGGGAGCACTTGCGGTCTTGCCTGAAGAGGTAGCTTGTGTTTCCCCTGCTGCCTTTGAAGGGAAAGACTCTATTATCGGGACGATGAATACGCCCCTTATCGGCTGACCCTGTTCAGGCTCCATGGTTGCTCCAACGAACCAGATTCCAGGCTCGTCGAGAGTATAAAGGAACTCACCATTATCATTTGTCTTGGCAAGTCTGGTGAATACCATCGGTGCATCATAGGGGAACATCTCTTCAGCTGCTTCCACTATCTCAATACCATCCTCCAGGGTATTATATATCTCTATTTCAACATTAGCGCCAGCAAGAGCCTCACCATTGTAGAGTACTTTCCCGGCAAAGACAAATCCTTCCTCCATTCCATAGGGTCTCATGTAAGGAATGATCTCGGTTTCCTGGCCAACCTCAGTATCCCAGCCAACCCACATTTCCTCGCCAGAGTGAATAACGGCTTTGGTGAAGTCTACCATATCCTCGTCAACATCCTCATATTTTACAGAGATAACTGAATCTCCCATCTGATCTACGGTAAAAGAGGTCTTATATGCAACAAAGGTACCCATGTTCCCGTCTTCATCCATTCCGTCAACGGTTATTTCTTCAACTGTGAGTTGCTCAACCGTACCATCTGGTTTTGTAACTGTTACTTCAGGAACAGTAGACATATCAAAAAGGATATGTTCGTAAGGGTGACCCCACATAATGTAAATGTCTTTTGTGTCTCCAAGTTCTGCAATGTAGTCTATCGGAGCTACATCCCAGATAGTATCTTCGCTATCACTGGGGAAAACCATAGTGAAATGTGCAGCTGCAATACCTGATGAACAAAGAATGATCCCTGCTAAGAATAAACTTAAGATAATTCGTCTCAAATTGAACCTCCAATTGGTTTAGTAATTGAAGATGGTAGATAACACTAAATAAATACTTGTTGCTACTAAGAGCGGCTATTAATAAAGGTTATAATAACAAATGCTATGATTAAGAATATTAATGGCAACTCATATAGAAGTGATTCAGAAAGGATCTTTACTTGACGCAAGGTTTCAATAAGAAAGAAACACTATCCTAGATTGTTGTCATGACAAAATATTCACCAATAACTGCTGCAAAAGCCCTCTGGCAAATGCGGATCAAAAAAAGACCTTTTGTACTCTCCCATGCAGTTAATTCTTCATGCAACATGAGATGCAAATTCTGCGAGTACTGGAAGGAGAGCGGACCCCAGATGGAGCTGCAAGAGGTTTTCGGGCTACTGGACGAGGCAAGAGATTTTGGCATACAGGTCTACAATGCATGGACCGTTGAGCCGCTGCTGAGAACTGACCTTGCGCAGATATTCGAGCATGCCAAAAATCTCGGAATGACGACATCCATGATAACCAATGGCCTTCTGCTGGAGAAGAGAGCCGGGGAACTTGTTCACCTAGACTATCTCTCAGTGTCAGTCGACGGTACATCCAGCTATAAAGAGATAAGAGGAGTCGATTTTGAGAGGATACTGCCCGGCATCATCAGGGCCCGTGAAGTAATGGGCAAGCCCTTGCTGTTGAACTGCGTCATCAGCGGAAAGAATCTTGATGATATCGAGGAACTCATTCTCTTTGCAAAGAACCTCGACCTGAAGATATCCTTTGAACCCATGTACGAGTTTGGCAGCATTGCCTCAGATACATGGAAAGAGCTTGGCATAAGAGATATGGAAAAATATCGCAGTACTGTTAACAGGATCATCGAAATGAAGAAAAAAGGTTACCCTGTGATCAATTCCCTGACATACCTTGGAATGATAAGGGATCTGAGAACTGACTATACATGCCATGCCAATGACCTGATACTGTGTGTTGCATCAGACGGGAGCATTGAGAACTGCAGGGTACACAGGGAGCCGGTAGGAAACATCAGGGATGGCATTGAAAATGTATGGGAAAGGACACGTAAAGAAAGAAAGGAAAACGCGGCAAAATGTGAAAAATGTCTGTTCTTCGGATATGTGGAAAACAGCATGCTCTATGATTTCAATCTTGAGGTCATGAGACACTATGACTGGATGTGAGCTGAAGTCCATATATCTAAGACTAATTTTATATAATTTATGTTATAATATATGAGATATCTAAGACAGGTTGATTTCCATGATATCTCCAAAAACCCGCAGGGTCCTTCTTCTAACTATAATATCCTTTCTGCTGGCATTGCCGGCATTGGTAGCAAGTGCGAGCGCAGAAACTGTTGTACGCATATCCCCCGAAGTGACGCACGTCAGTGAGAACGGGAACTTCTCCCTGGAAGTGTTCATTGAGCCTGATGCTGTGGTTTCAGGTGCTGAGTTCGTGTTGACATACGACCCTTCACTTGTGAAAATAATTCGTGTTTCTGAAGGCGTTTTCCTTAATCAGGAAGAAGAACAAACCATGTTCTCACCCGGCAGTGACAATACCAACGGTACACTAAGCGGAGTGTACGTACTGGTGCTGGGAAGAGGAAGGCACTTGATGCAGGTACTTTCGCAAACATAGAGTTCATCGCCACAGGAAAGGAAGGTATTGCCCATATTGAACTCAGGGATGTTACAATCACTAACTCCACTGGTACAAAATTACCGGTGGTAATTAAGAGCGGCAGAGTGCTTGTAGGCGATGTACGGGACACCAGCCCACCATCGAACACAGACCAGACAAAGAAAGCAGGCTACCGACAATCGGCGCTGATTATTTTTGCACTGGCAGGCATGTTCCTGGCAGCAAAGAAGAAATTGTAAGATAACGGGGTGCCAGGTACCCTTGTCACTTATTTTCTGTGATCTGAATATTTACTCGGTCCCCATTGCGCAGGCCCAGTATTTCTGCAGCACTTCCCTGGTTCACTGCAATCTCGAAAAACTCATGGCTTCCTATGATACAAAGTATGTCGCCAACCTGCACTTGCCCGTAGGTTTGAAGGAATGGGACACAATGACCTTCAATCTCCAGGACCGTTCCGGGCAGGATTTTCCGGTGAACGAGATTATGAGGGATATTAGTTATCACATTTCCAAAGTCGTCAATATAGTTAACTTCAGCCAGTATACAATTATCCCGGATTACTGCATCCGAAATATCAAGACCGATATAATCATCGATCTTTCCGCCAACTTCTCCGACATCCATACCCTTTGCGATAAAAGCCCCTACGCGTGCGAAGATATCCCTGCCATGAAAGGTTGATGAGACAGTGTTTAGAAGATCCTTATTGGTAATTTCGTAGACCTCAGGATCACCCAGCTTCCCTGCTGCAGGCACCATGAGTCCATTGTCGGGACCTACGAAGTACTGTCCTCCCGAAACTATCACTATCGCTTTTCTGGAGGTGCCCACTCCGGGGTCAACAACAGCTATATGGACCGTCCCTTCCGGAAAATATTTTACCACACTGTAGACGGCAAAGGCGCCTGCGCGTATATCCGCATGCGGGACCAAGTGTGTGATATCCACAATATCCATACCGGGACAGATACCAAGTATCACAGCTTTGAGAGAAGCAGGATAGAGGGTACCGAAATCAGTTGTAAGGGTCACGATTGCCATAATAGCTGGATTTGCGCAGTACTATAAAATTTGTATGATACGCAAAGAGATACTCTGGAAAAAGAAAAAGAGTGAGAAAACAAAGTAATGCCCTCTGGGCATTACTTTAAGAGGTTGTAGCTCTTGTTGACTATCTTGAGTGCGCAGAAGTCACCGCACATTGTACATGCGTCTTCGTCACCAGGTGCTCTGCTGTCTCTGATGCTTCTTGCGAGTACAGGGTCGAGTGCGAGTTTGTACTGTGCTTCCCAGTCAAGTTTTGCGCGTGCTCTGCCCATTGCGAGGTCAACATTGCGGGCTGTTTCCGGGTACTTGACCATGTCACCAACGTGAGCAGCGATCTTTGATGTCCTGACACCCTCAACTACATCCTGAAGGTTTGGAAGTGCAAGGTGTTCTGCTGGTGTTACATAACAGAGGAAGTCACAGCCTGCTGCTGCGGAAGCTGACGCACCGATTGCTGTTACGATGTGGTCGCGGCCTGCACCGATGTCTGATA
Encoded proteins:
- a CDS encoding Nickel transport complex, NikM subunit, transmembrane, with translation MVFPSDSEDTIWDVAPIDYIAELGDTKDIYIMWGHPYEHILFDMSTVPEVTVTKPDGTVEQLTVEEITVDGMDEDGNMGTFVAYKTSFTVDQMGDSVISVKYEDVDEDMVDFTKAVIHSGEEMWVGWDTEVGQETEIIPYMRPYGMEEGFVFAGKVLYNGEALAGANVEIEIYNTLEDGIEIVEAAEEMFPYDAPMVFTRLAKTNDNGEFLYTLDEPGIWFVGATMEPEQGQPIRGVFIVPIIESFPSKAAGETQATSSGKTASAPGFAATIALAGILGALYKITRKE
- a CDS encoding radical SAM family Fe-S protein; this encodes MELQEVFGLLDEARDFGIQVYNAWTVEPLLRTDLAQIFEHAKNLGMTTSMITNGLLLEKRAGELVHLDYLSVSVDGTSSYKEIRGVDFERILPGIIRAREVMGKPLLLNCVISGKNLDDIEELILFAKNLDLKISFEPMYEFGSIASDTWKELGIRDMEKYRSTVNRIIEMKKKGYPVINSLTYLGMIRDLRTDYTCHANDLILCVASDGSIENCRVHREPVGNIRDGIENVWERTRKERKENAAKCEKCLFFGYVENSMLYDFNLEVMRHYDWM